A stretch of the Vanacampus margaritifer isolate UIUO_Vmar chromosome 6, RoL_Vmar_1.0, whole genome shotgun sequence genome encodes the following:
- the nrg4 gene encoding pro-neuregulin-4, membrane-bound isoform gives MMAEHGAPCDAQDAAYCMNGGTCYKLATMETISCVCSDYYKGSRCEQFQLFLGSSDKEQAGLIVALVLVAILIVVVFAVIVYFTYKMLKAKQQRKQSHTEYWKVKARR, from the exons ATGATGGCAG AACATGGAGCGCCATGTGATGCGCAGGACGCTGCCTATTGCATGAATGGTGGCACGTGCTATAAACTTGCCACAATGGAAACAATTTCCTGTGT GTGCAGCGACTACTACAAAGGAAGTCGATGCGAGCAGTTCCAACTGTTCCTTGGATCGAGCGACAAGGAGCAGGCGGGTTTAATTGTAGCACTCGTCCTTGTTGCTATCCTCATCGTAGTGGTTTTTGCTGTTATTGTCTACTTTACATATAA GATGCTGAAAGCCAAGCAACAGCGGAAACAGAGTCACACAGAGTATTGGAAAGTAAAAGCGAGAAGATGA
- the lactb gene encoding serine beta-lactamase-like protein LACTB, mitochondrial isoform X1, giving the protein MYHLLVPHRLYAKFTLLPTRMSTLWISRAAGRARLYSKRNHVFNQSRCYVSGSATNLSKNYQKFSLVWVCGAGMGLALVFGLKYAGVDNGSCDNSATEPQNHRYDAAIQASRVLVERIQVGAQIEAGAPGLVVGVSVDGVPVWCEGVGYADLENRLPCGPETVMRLASISKSLTSAAAARLCEEGKLNLDAPVQKYVPEFPQKQFDGQNVTITPRMILSHLSGIRHYEKDANKMREDKEKAKRLLKPSVTEKKEDKRLCENKGEPTEKQNIQSKEASRDKKKKEFEHEEYYLTENFESVTQALDLFKDDPLIFKPGTTFLYSTHAYTLLSAVIEQAAGQRFLDVMNNLFRELGMLNTVPDQNEPIIYHRARYYRLNKRGRVVNCPYVDNSYKWAGGGFLSTVGDLLRFGNVLLYSYQMAHVKDSEGLLPAFLKPQTAVELWTAVDKTEASWDKDGRYGQGWLVVEKEQKYGQCRKRRHYVSHTGGAVGASSVLLVLPSEEIEQRRGQSQKVLPQGVVVSIITNMQSVGLNSTALKIAHEFDKAKSA; this is encoded by the exons ATGTACCACTTGTTGGTGCCACATAGGTTATATGCCAAATTTACACTTTTGCCCACGCGTATGTCCACTCTGTGGATATCACGAGCTGCCGGGCGAGCTAGGCTATACAGCAAACGGAATCATGTTTTTAACCAAAGTCGATGCTACGTGAGTGGGTCCGCCACAAACTTGTCAAAAAACTATCAAAAGTTTTCCTTGGTGTGGGTCTGCGGGGCCGGTATGGGGCTTGCCTTGGTTTTTGGACTGAAATATGCGGGTGTAGACAACGGTTCGTGTGATAATTCAGCAACAGAGCCACAGAATCATCGATACGACGCCGCAATCCAAGCGAGCCGAGTCCTTGTGGAGCGGATACAGGTAGGCGCGCAG ATTGAGGCTGGAGCACCCGGATTGGTGGTGGGAGTGTCGGTAGATGGAGTTCCTGTCTGGTGTGAAG GGGTTGGTTATGCCGATTTGGAGAATCGTCTTCCGTGTGGCCCGGAAACGGTCATGCGACTCGCCAGCATCAGTAAGTCGTTGACGTCCGCGGCTGCTGCACGCCTCTGCGAGGAAGGGAAACTCAACCTTGACGCGCCCGTCCAGAAATACGTGCCGGAGTTTCCTCAGAAACAGTTTGATGGACAGAAT GTCACAATAACCCCACGCATGATTCTCTCCCACCTCAGCGGTATACGGCATTATGAGAAGGATGCAAATAAAATGAGGGAGGACAAGGAAAAAGCTAAGCGACTTTTGAAGCCATCAGTGACAGAGAAAAAGGAAGATAAGCGCTTGTGTGAAAATAAAGGGGAGCCCACTGAAAAGCAGAACATCCAATCCAAAGAAGCTTCCCGggacaagaagaaaaaagaatttGAGCATGAAGAATACTACTTGACAGAGAATTTTGAAAGTGTCACTCAGGCGTTGGACCTCTTTAAGGACGACCCGCTTATTTTTAAACCAG GCACAACATTCTTGTACTCCACCCACGCCTACACCCTCCTCAGTGCTGTCATCGAGCAGGCGGCTGGCCAACGCTTCCTGGATGTCATGAACAACCTCTTCCGGGAACTTGGAATGCTCAATACCGTGCCAGATCAGAATGAACCCATCATTTACCATCGCGCCAG ATATTACCGTCTGAACAAACGAGGACGAGTGGTCAACTGCCCGTACGTAGACAACTCGTACAAGTGGGCGGGCGGCGGCTTTCTTTCCACAGTTGGGGACCTGCTGCGGTTTGGGAACGTTCTACTCTACAGCTACCAAATGGCTCACGTCAAAGACAGTGAAGGGCTGCTGCCCGCTTTCCTCAAACCTCAAACCGCCGTGGAACTTTGGACGGCGGTAGACAAAACGGAGGCCAGCTGGGACAAGGACGGACGGTACGGCCAAGGCTGGCTGGTGGTGGAGAAAGAGCAAAAATACGGACAGTGCAGGAAGCGCAGGCACTACGTGTCACACACAGGGGGCGCTGTGGGGGCCAGCAGTGTCCTGTTGGTGTTGCCCAGCGAGGAGATAGAGCAGCGACGGGGACAGTCACAGAAGGTCCTCCCACAGGGGGTGGTGGTCAGCATTATCACCAACATGCAGTCTGTGGGACTCAACAGCACAGCCCTGAAAATTGCACACGAGTTTGACAAAGCCAAAAGCGCGTAA
- the lactb gene encoding serine beta-lactamase-like protein LACTB, mitochondrial isoform X2, producing MYHLLVPHRLYAKFTLLPTRMSTLWISRAAGRARLYSKRNHVFNQSRCYVSGSATNLSKNYQKFSLVWVCGAGMGLALVFGLKYAGVDNGSCDNSATEPQNHRYDAAIQASRVLVERIQIEAGAPGLVVGVSVDGVPVWCEGVGYADLENRLPCGPETVMRLASISKSLTSAAAARLCEEGKLNLDAPVQKYVPEFPQKQFDGQNVTITPRMILSHLSGIRHYEKDANKMREDKEKAKRLLKPSVTEKKEDKRLCENKGEPTEKQNIQSKEASRDKKKKEFEHEEYYLTENFESVTQALDLFKDDPLIFKPGTTFLYSTHAYTLLSAVIEQAAGQRFLDVMNNLFRELGMLNTVPDQNEPIIYHRARYYRLNKRGRVVNCPYVDNSYKWAGGGFLSTVGDLLRFGNVLLYSYQMAHVKDSEGLLPAFLKPQTAVELWTAVDKTEASWDKDGRYGQGWLVVEKEQKYGQCRKRRHYVSHTGGAVGASSVLLVLPSEEIEQRRGQSQKVLPQGVVVSIITNMQSVGLNSTALKIAHEFDKAKSA from the exons ATGTACCACTTGTTGGTGCCACATAGGTTATATGCCAAATTTACACTTTTGCCCACGCGTATGTCCACTCTGTGGATATCACGAGCTGCCGGGCGAGCTAGGCTATACAGCAAACGGAATCATGTTTTTAACCAAAGTCGATGCTACGTGAGTGGGTCCGCCACAAACTTGTCAAAAAACTATCAAAAGTTTTCCTTGGTGTGGGTCTGCGGGGCCGGTATGGGGCTTGCCTTGGTTTTTGGACTGAAATATGCGGGTGTAGACAACGGTTCGTGTGATAATTCAGCAACAGAGCCACAGAATCATCGATACGACGCCGCAATCCAAGCGAGCCGAGTCCTTGTGGAGCGGATACAG ATTGAGGCTGGAGCACCCGGATTGGTGGTGGGAGTGTCGGTAGATGGAGTTCCTGTCTGGTGTGAAG GGGTTGGTTATGCCGATTTGGAGAATCGTCTTCCGTGTGGCCCGGAAACGGTCATGCGACTCGCCAGCATCAGTAAGTCGTTGACGTCCGCGGCTGCTGCACGCCTCTGCGAGGAAGGGAAACTCAACCTTGACGCGCCCGTCCAGAAATACGTGCCGGAGTTTCCTCAGAAACAGTTTGATGGACAGAAT GTCACAATAACCCCACGCATGATTCTCTCCCACCTCAGCGGTATACGGCATTATGAGAAGGATGCAAATAAAATGAGGGAGGACAAGGAAAAAGCTAAGCGACTTTTGAAGCCATCAGTGACAGAGAAAAAGGAAGATAAGCGCTTGTGTGAAAATAAAGGGGAGCCCACTGAAAAGCAGAACATCCAATCCAAAGAAGCTTCCCGggacaagaagaaaaaagaatttGAGCATGAAGAATACTACTTGACAGAGAATTTTGAAAGTGTCACTCAGGCGTTGGACCTCTTTAAGGACGACCCGCTTATTTTTAAACCAG GCACAACATTCTTGTACTCCACCCACGCCTACACCCTCCTCAGTGCTGTCATCGAGCAGGCGGCTGGCCAACGCTTCCTGGATGTCATGAACAACCTCTTCCGGGAACTTGGAATGCTCAATACCGTGCCAGATCAGAATGAACCCATCATTTACCATCGCGCCAG ATATTACCGTCTGAACAAACGAGGACGAGTGGTCAACTGCCCGTACGTAGACAACTCGTACAAGTGGGCGGGCGGCGGCTTTCTTTCCACAGTTGGGGACCTGCTGCGGTTTGGGAACGTTCTACTCTACAGCTACCAAATGGCTCACGTCAAAGACAGTGAAGGGCTGCTGCCCGCTTTCCTCAAACCTCAAACCGCCGTGGAACTTTGGACGGCGGTAGACAAAACGGAGGCCAGCTGGGACAAGGACGGACGGTACGGCCAAGGCTGGCTGGTGGTGGAGAAAGAGCAAAAATACGGACAGTGCAGGAAGCGCAGGCACTACGTGTCACACACAGGGGGCGCTGTGGGGGCCAGCAGTGTCCTGTTGGTGTTGCCCAGCGAGGAGATAGAGCAGCGACGGGGACAGTCACAGAAGGTCCTCCCACAGGGGGTGGTGGTCAGCATTATCACCAACATGCAGTCTGTGGGACTCAACAGCACAGCCCTGAAAATTGCACACGAGTTTGACAAAGCCAAAAGCGCGTAA